Part of the Flavobacterium alkalisoli genome is shown below.
TGTACCGTTACCCTTAACGACATTAAGCCGGACGACACAAAGAAAAATTAATCAAAATCTATAAATGAAACCAATGACAAGTTTATTCTTAAGCCTTGTTGCTTTACTTTTTTCTTGCAAAAATACCGATGCTGTCGCTACAGACCCTAAACTGGGAGACGGCCTATATGCTGAAATTACAACCAATAAAGGTAAAATCCTTTTACAGCTTGAGTATGAAAAAACTCCGCTTACGGTAGCCAACTTTGTTTCTCTTGCAGAGGGAACAAATGAAATGGTAGTAGGTGACAGAAAAGGAAAACCTTTTTATGACGGTTTAAAGTTTCACCGTGTTATTAAAAGCTTCATGATCCAGACGGGAGATCCTAACGGAAACGGTTCTGGCGGACCGGGATACAAATTCCCTGATGAGATTACAGATCTTAAACACGATAAAGAAGGTATCCTGTCTATGGCTAACGCCGGTGCTAACACAAACGGAAGCCAGTTCTTTATTACACATAAAGCTACACCTCACTTAGATGGTATACATACTGTTTTTGGCCACGTTATTGAAGGCCAGGATGTGGTAAACCTAATTGAGAACGGTGACGATATGATTAGCGTAAAAATTATACGCGTTGGTAAAGAAGCTAAGAAATTCAAGGCTGATAAAGTTTTCAAGGAGTACTATGAAAAAGCTGCTGAAGAGCAGAAAAAGAAAGCTGAAGAACTTGCTAAAGCCAAAACAGATATGGCTGCTTACATAAGCGAACTTAAAACTACAGGTACTAAAACTGCTTCAGGGCTTGTTTACAAAATTTTAGAGAAAGGTTCTGGACAAAAACCGCTACCTGGATCTGAAGTATATTTAGATTACAGTGGCTTCCTTGAAAACGGAACCCTGTTTGATTCAAGCGACGTGGAAACTGCTAAAAAGTTTGGTAACTACATCCCTCAAAAAGATGCTGCAGGTGCTTATGCTCCAATACCTTTCCAAACAGGTAAGAAAACAGGTATGATTCCTGGATTTATTGAAGCTATTGAGCAAATGAATATAGGCGATAAACTTATAGCTTACATCCCTTCACACCTTGCTTATGGTGAAAGAGGTGCAGGTGGTGTTATCCCTCCAAATGCTAATATTACATTTGAGATAAAATTACTTGACAAAATGCCTGAAAAGAAATAATATCAGGCTCTGGTATAACAAAAAAGGACATCATAACCGATGTCCTTTTTTTGTTGTCTTTATCTAAAGTTTAAAACTTCCAGTCAAATTCATCATTGCTATTAAATACCGCACCTACCTCTAAGGTATTAACCTCTTCAAACTCTACCTGAAAAATAACCCAGTTATCTTCATTAAAATAGTTATCGGTAATATCATAAGGTTCTTTTTCAAAAGAGTTCACCTTATTATCCTTCATTAGCGATGCCACTTCAGCCCACTTCTTCCCTATTACTTTGTGCGAAAAAAGTTCAAGGTCAGGATGCGATGAGATAATGTATCCAAGTCTTAAGTCTTCATCCTCATAAAAGGTAAGTCTCATTTTCCTGTCATTATATACATAAATAATGTTCTCCTCATCGTCTTTATATTCTCTGTCAGGCTCGCCATATACGGCCTTTACATCATTTTGTTTCATCCCGAACAAAAGCTTATCTACTCCGCTCTTTAAGTTTACTTTCATGTCCTGTGTAATTAAATTTTTATTAAAGGTAGTAATAGTTTTCATTCAAAAAATCTTCAAATCAAATTATTTACGCAGGGTTAATTATCGTTTTAAGTTTTATTTAACTATTTCACTGCAAAACCATTAAACAATTAAAATCGTAACTACAAATAATACAAACCAAAAATGTTTAATGATATGGACAAAAAATCTACTCTTTTAAAAATTATTATAGTAGTATGCCTTTTCCTTGGAGTTTCAGCCAATGCTCAGGTATATACTGTAATAAATTCCAATAACAGTGGCGCGGGGTCACTGCGACAGGCAGTACTGGATGCTACGGCGGGAAGTACAATTAACTTTGCAATAACCACCAATAACAACACTATTACACTTAGTAGTTCAATAACTATTGATAAGGAACTTATTATAAACGGTAATGGAGATGATGCTACTATTATAAGTGGCGGAAACAGCAACAGTATTTTTGTTATTACAGATGCATCGATGGTAACCATTAACAATATATCTTTTACAGGCGGTGCCGCATCAGATAATGGTGGGGCACTTTCTATATCAGGTACCGATGTACTTATAAACAACAGCTCCTTTACTAACAATACGGCAAGTGGTGCTACAGCCGGCATGGGTGGTGGCGCCATTTACATTACAGGGATGAGTGATGTTACTATTAACGCATCAACCTTTACCGGTAACGAGGCCGATGGCACAGCAGGTAGCGGAGGAGCTATTCTGGTAGGTACAGGAAGTAACCTTACCGTAAACGACTGTGTAATTACAGGTAATGCTGCCGGTCGTGCAGGTGGTGGTATAGAGGGCAACTCAGGTGCAGGGACTACCATTACCCTTACCGATGTTACACTTAACAATAACATGACAGGATCAAGCCCCGGTAATGGCGGCGGACTACATATTACCGGAGCAGGAAATACTGTAATTACAGGAGGTACCGTAAATAATAATATGGCAGCAGCCGAAGGCGGCGGACTTTGGAACGGAAGCGGTATGATGACCATAGAAGGTACTGTAATAAGCGGAAATACTGCCAGTGGTGCAGGTGCCGATCAAGGTGGTGGAGGTATTTACAACCTTAGCGGTATGCTTATGATAAATGCCGAAACAGTTATAAGTAACAATACTGCCGATGGTGCTTCAGGTTCAGGAGGTGGTATACTTAACGACGTAGGTGGTACACTTACCATTACCGAAGCCGAGATTATAGGCAATGTGTCTAATCGCGCAGGCGGTGGTATAGAAGATAATTCAGGGATGGCAGGTGCTGTAACATTAAATGATGTTACTATCTCAAACAATACAACAAACAATTCGCCTGGTAACGGTGGCGGACTTCACGTAACCGGAATGGGTAATATTATCATAAATGGCGGTGTGGTTTCCGGAAACGAGGCAGGAGCTGAAGGTGGTGGTTTATGGAATGGTTCGGGAACCATGAACATAGATGGAACACTTATAACAAACAATATTGCTAGTGGTGCAGGAGCCGATCAGGGCGGTGGTGGTATCTACAACCTTAATGCAGGTACTCTTGTAATCGCTAACGCTACAATTAGTAACAACACTGCAGACGGAACACTGGGCAGTGGCGGTGGTATACTTAACGATGTAGGATCGCAGCTTACTGTTACCGATTCCGAAATTTCAGGAAACATGGCTATCAGAGCTGGTGGTGGTATAGAAGACAACTCAGGTACAAGCACAATTATACTTACCAATGTAAACCTTAGCGGAAACTCAGTATCCGGCCCTCCGGGTAATGGTGGTGGTCTGCACATAACCGGATCTGGTAGTGCGACCATTACAGGCGGTATGGTTAACAATAACTCTGCTTCGCTACAGGGCGGTGGTTTATGGAACGGAAGCGGAACCATGATTATTACCAATGTAATGATTGAAAATAACGAAGCCGAAGGTAACGCAGCTACAGATGGCGGTGGTGGTGTATTTAATGTGAGTGGTATGGTTCAAATTTCAGACAGTACCATTTCGGGCAATCTTGCTACAGGAACAAGCGGCAGCGGCGGCGGTATTTTTAGCGGAGCTGGTATGGTAACCATAGACGATACAAGTATTACGCTTAACAGTGCTAACCGTGCAGGTGGTGGTATTGAGATTGTGGACGGAGATCTTACTATAAATACATCATTCCTTAATGAAAATAATGTTAGCGGAAGTGCAGGTGCTCCTAATCCGGGGAATGGTGGTGCACTACACATTAGTGGTGCTGCTATGGTAGAAATTAACGGAGGTACTGTAAATCTAAATGTTGCTGCACGTGAGGGGGGCGGACT
Proteins encoded:
- a CDS encoding peptidylprolyl isomerase encodes the protein MKPMTSLFLSLVALLFSCKNTDAVATDPKLGDGLYAEITTNKGKILLQLEYEKTPLTVANFVSLAEGTNEMVVGDRKGKPFYDGLKFHRVIKSFMIQTGDPNGNGSGGPGYKFPDEITDLKHDKEGILSMANAGANTNGSQFFITHKATPHLDGIHTVFGHVIEGQDVVNLIENGDDMISVKIIRVGKEAKKFKADKVFKEYYEKAAEEQKKKAEELAKAKTDMAAYISELKTTGTKTASGLVYKILEKGSGQKPLPGSEVYLDYSGFLENGTLFDSSDVETAKKFGNYIPQKDAAGAYAPIPFQTGKKTGMIPGFIEAIEQMNIGDKLIAYIPSHLAYGERGAGGVIPPNANITFEIKLLDKMPEKK
- a CDS encoding right-handed parallel beta-helix repeat-containing protein, which translates into the protein MDKKSTLLKIIIVVCLFLGVSANAQVYTVINSNNSGAGSLRQAVLDATAGSTINFAITTNNNTITLSSSITIDKELIINGNGDDATIISGGNSNSIFVITDASMVTINNISFTGGAASDNGGALSISGTDVLINNSSFTNNTASGATAGMGGGAIYITGMSDVTINASTFTGNEADGTAGSGGAILVGTGSNLTVNDCVITGNAAGRAGGGIEGNSGAGTTITLTDVTLNNNMTGSSPGNGGGLHITGAGNTVITGGTVNNNMAAAEGGGLWNGSGMMTIEGTVISGNTASGAGADQGGGGIYNLSGMLMINAETVISNNTADGASGSGGGILNDVGGTLTITEAEIIGNVSNRAGGGIEDNSGMAGAVTLNDVTISNNTTNNSPGNGGGLHVTGMGNIIINGGVVSGNEAGAEGGGLWNGSGTMNIDGTLITNNIASGAGADQGGGGIYNLNAGTLVIANATISNNTADGTLGSGGGILNDVGSQLTVTDSEISGNMAIRAGGGIEDNSGTSTIILTNVNLSGNSVSGPPGNGGGLHITGSGSATITGGMVNNNSASLQGGGLWNGSGTMIITNVMIENNEAEGNAATDGGGGVFNVSGMVQISDSTISGNLATGTSGSGGGIFSGAGMVTIDDTSITLNSANRAGGGIEIVDGDLTINTSFLNENNVSGSAGAPNPGNGGALHISGAAMVEINGGTVNLNVAAREGGGLWNQNGSIMTVNNVTIDGNVAAGVAADDGGGGIFNNGGTLNVNASTISNNSATGLLGQGGGIHINAGSANVVKTTISGNTSLTNGGGIYNNAELMINANTITLNSATISGGGISNNSMMAPTVANTIVAGNLSVVAGADIYAEGEMVNSMGYNLVGIAEAEAYVSAETDISGSLTTPLEIELLALGDNGGDTFTHKLGCPSAAADMGDPNDNSQDQLGQDVFNGRRDIGAYESQETCSLDTEDFVASVNRSMVYPNPSVNGVFNLELAQEHGSNAQIAVYDLATGKLVMEMQANGMIAEVGMQQFASGTYVMQIVSDTATETHKLIIGR